The following are encoded together in the Flavobacterium sp. TR2 genome:
- a CDS encoding DUF6495 family protein, which produces MKYARLTKEQFDELHAEFASFLATQAIDRKEWEELKVNKPEVAEQELDVFSDLIWEGVLTRAEYLEHFSKNHIFLFHCFDTYIKSIVLKSFSPEVDFLTKDGLQWLSDNMFTDNIEMKVGKKVFTEERNASIFELIQQGAFLSDGQLFNQINTIIES; this is translated from the coding sequence ATGAAATACGCAAGATTGACAAAAGAGCAATTTGATGAATTGCACGCTGAATTTGCAAGTTTTTTGGCCACACAAGCAATAGATAGAAAAGAATGGGAGGAGCTAAAGGTTAATAAGCCAGAAGTTGCTGAGCAAGAACTCGATGTTTTTTCTGATTTGATTTGGGAAGGAGTATTGACGAGAGCAGAATACTTAGAACATTTTTCTAAAAATCATATATTTCTATTTCATTGTTTTGATACTTATATTAAATCGATTGTTTTGAAATCATTTTCTCCAGAGGTTGATTTTTTGACTAAAGATGGGCTTCAATGGTTGAGTGATAATATGTTTACGGATAATATAGAAATGAAAGTTGGGAAGAAGGTTTTTACAGAGGAACGAAATGCTTCGATTTTTGAATTGATCCAACAAGGGGCTTTTTTAAGTGATGGTCAGTTATTTAATCAAATTAATACAATTATTGAGTCTTAA